The Persephonella sp. IF05-L8 genome contains a region encoding:
- the lnt gene encoding apolipoprotein N-acyltransferase, whose amino-acid sequence MKNIILAFIGGLLLALSLPGYFIPFAFLGGFFIIFYQAYNNSLKKVILYSLITGISFSIFSFYWITYAISYYGDVNIFVAVILFILFSIFFSLFLFVPFSVFLNWLRDYKYSIFLAPFLWVLLENLREFIPFSGFPWNLMGYSLSYINPIAQITAYTGIYLLSFLSVFFSVAVYLFIREKNLLSASLVVFSIAIFVVIYIWGDNRIKNFQPEGVQKKIAVIQGNIDESEKNDPEKALEITQKYLGLMREAAKQDVDLIVLSESAIPTYPLFKPERALYVYFRHYLKKIGVPLISGFDNYYTEGDNLILHNSIFLFDEKANIVDYYNKIKLVPFGEYVPFPFGIFKPLFPYLQGYDFIPGKKQKILKYREFKIIPLICFEAIFPEFVASFSHKGNLIINATNDAWFGNTVAPYQHFEMARVRAIETGRYFVRAANTGISAVITPTGEISSSIGLFKEGIIVDKVFLLENRTFFSQYYYYIQISYVIIFLSLIFVIRSQLWKRLMKK is encoded by the coding sequence ATGAAAAATATTATATTAGCGTTTATCGGGGGGTTACTGCTTGCACTTTCTTTACCTGGATATTTTATTCCTTTTGCATTTTTAGGGGGATTTTTTATTATTTTTTATCAAGCTTATAATAATTCTTTGAAAAAGGTTATCTTATATTCCCTCATTACAGGGATTTCTTTCAGTATTTTTTCGTTTTACTGGATTACCTATGCTATAAGCTACTATGGAGATGTTAATATTTTTGTGGCAGTTATTTTATTTATTCTGTTTTCTATTTTTTTCTCATTATTTTTGTTTGTCCCCTTTTCAGTATTTTTAAACTGGTTGCGAGATTACAAATATTCCATATTTTTAGCTCCTTTTTTGTGGGTTTTGCTGGAAAATCTAAGGGAGTTTATACCTTTTAGCGGTTTTCCATGGAATTTAATGGGATATTCCCTTTCTTATATAAACCCTATAGCCCAGATAACAGCCTATACAGGTATATATCTTCTTTCTTTTCTGTCTGTATTTTTCTCTGTAGCTGTTTATCTATTCATCCGTGAAAAAAATCTTTTATCTGCATCTTTAGTAGTTTTTAGTATTGCTATATTTGTGGTGATTTATATCTGGGGAGATAACAGAATTAAAAACTTCCAGCCGGAAGGTGTGCAGAAAAAGATAGCTGTCATTCAGGGAAACATAGATGAAAGTGAAAAAAATGACCCTGAAAAAGCACTGGAAATTACGCAAAAATATTTAGGCCTTATGAGAGAAGCTGCCAAACAGGATGTTGACCTGATTGTTTTGTCCGAGTCAGCAATTCCAACATATCCCCTTTTTAAGCCGGAAAGGGCTTTGTATGTGTATTTCAGACATTATTTAAAAAAGATTGGTGTTCCATTGATTTCAGGGTTTGATAATTATTACACGGAAGGTGATAACCTAATTCTTCATAACTCTATATTTTTGTTTGATGAAAAAGCCAATATAGTTGATTATTACAATAAGATTAAACTTGTACCTTTTGGTGAATATGTCCCTTTTCCATTTGGAATTTTCAAACCGTTATTTCCTTATCTACAGGGCTATGATTTCATACCGGGAAAAAAACAAAAAATATTAAAATACAGAGAGTTTAAAATTATTCCTCTTATTTGCTTTGAAGCAATATTTCCTGAGTTTGTGGCATCGTTTTCCCACAAGGGAAACCTGATAATAAATGCAACTAATGATGCATGGTTTGGCAACACAGTAGCACCTTATCAGCATTTTGAAATGGCACGGGTCAGGGCGATAGAAACAGGAAGATATTTTGTCAGGGCTGCCAATACAGGTATTTCTGCTGTTATAACTCCCACAGGAGAAATCAGTTCTTCAATAGGATTATTTAAAGAAGGTATCATTGTGGATAAGGTTTTCCTACTTGAAAATAGAACCTTCTTTAGTCAATATTATTATTATATTCAAATAAGCTATGTGATTATATTTTTATCACTAATTTTTGTGATAAGGAGCCAACTGTGGAAAAGATTAATGAAGAAGTAA
- the tig gene encoding trigger factor, protein MSVTVEEKGLVRTLTIEEKGDKIKKLVDSVIKEFQKNVNIPGFRKGHVPASVIKARYKSALQEEVARKFIGENLQKILEEQNLQPVSQDITFGDIELKGDTLKFKVAFEVAPEFELKPYEGLEIETIKHEITDEDVQNYIDKLRDENAEWEVADKKVEEGDMIKIHYHITADNGEEEEDELEIVVGAGQLRPEIEEKIIGKKAGEEVEVEDVPLYNEQGEEFGKAKVNVKILEVKKKKLPKFDDEFVKKLGLGENVEEAKQKIREQIENQIKIAKEAELQQKIIDELAKQYDFEVPSSLVRAELEYLVQDYARQLENYGIKPSQEMLAAAAQGLEETAIKNVRVMFVINKIAEKEGIEVSEEEINKEIEEMAKAYNTTPEQVKKYLEENNLMNNIVYSILRKKVLDLLKEKANIIEMTKEEYEEKVKQQQQEEKAEETQEEAKEEAPEEKKEEVDEQK, encoded by the coding sequence ATGAGCGTTACAGTAGAAGAAAAAGGACTTGTAAGAACTCTTACAATTGAGGAAAAAGGCGACAAAATTAAAAAATTAGTGGATAGCGTTATAAAAGAGTTCCAGAAAAATGTTAATATTCCAGGTTTCAGAAAAGGACATGTTCCTGCATCAGTAATCAAAGCAAGATATAAATCTGCACTTCAAGAAGAAGTTGCAAGAAAGTTTATCGGAGAAAATCTCCAGAAAATTCTTGAAGAACAAAATCTACAACCTGTTTCACAGGATATAACATTTGGGGATATTGAGCTAAAAGGAGATACTCTCAAATTCAAAGTTGCCTTTGAAGTGGCTCCTGAATTTGAACTTAAGCCTTACGAGGGACTGGAAATTGAAACTATAAAACATGAGATAACTGATGAAGATGTTCAAAATTACATAGACAAGCTTAGGGATGAAAATGCAGAATGGGAAGTTGCAGACAAGAAAGTTGAAGAAGGGGATATGATAAAAATCCATTATCATATAACTGCAGACAATGGTGAAGAGGAAGAAGATGAGCTTGAGATAGTTGTTGGAGCAGGGCAGCTCAGACCAGAAATAGAAGAAAAAATAATAGGCAAAAAAGCCGGTGAAGAAGTTGAGGTTGAAGATGTTCCACTTTACAACGAGCAGGGAGAGGAATTCGGTAAGGCTAAAGTTAATGTAAAAATCCTTGAGGTCAAAAAGAAAAAACTACCAAAATTTGATGATGAATTTGTCAAGAAATTAGGTCTTGGGGAAAATGTTGAAGAGGCAAAACAAAAGATAAGAGAACAGATAGAAAATCAGATAAAAATTGCAAAAGAAGCCGAACTGCAGCAAAAAATAATTGATGAGCTTGCTAAACAGTATGACTTTGAAGTTCCATCTTCTCTTGTAAGGGCAGAACTGGAATATCTGGTTCAGGATTATGCAAGACAGCTTGAAAACTACGGAATTAAGCCAAGTCAAGAGATGCTTGCTGCAGCAGCACAGGGACTTGAAGAAACAGCAATCAAAAATGTAAGAGTTATGTTTGTTATAAACAAAATAGCAGAAAAAGAAGGTATAGAAGTTTCTGAGGAAGAAATTAACAAAGAGATTGAAGAAATGGCAAAAGCCTACAATACAACACCTGAACAGGTTAAAAAATACCTTGAAGAAAATAACCTTATGAATAATATTGTTTATTCAATTCTCAGGAAAAAAGTCCTTGACCTTTTAAAAGAAAAAGCAAATATTATCGAAATGACAAAAGAAGAATATGAAGAAAAAGTGAAACAACAGCAACAGGAAGAAAAAGCCGAAGAAACTCAGGAAGAAGCAAAAGAAGAAGCTCCTGAGGAAAAAAAGGAGGAAGTAGATGAGCAAAAATGA
- a CDS encoding CPBP family intramembrane glutamic endopeptidase, which yields MKQLVLSYSFFIISVLLTKKFAFAYTFQFSILILPLLFLGEKQLGLKKLKAIIAGILSSIIYFPFINFSNLYLYTLPQAFAEEVFFRAFLQNKIAEKINIHLSIIITSLLFAIPHIILRPDIFSALTFFPSILFGYLYYYTKSVWSSFIFHYFSNLFLWSNQELIFDIIKVCIF from the coding sequence ATGAAGCAATTGGTTTTATCATACTCCTTTTTTATTATATCAGTATTACTAACCAAAAAGTTTGCTTTTGCTTATACTTTTCAATTTTCTATACTAATTCTACCTCTTTTATTTTTAGGTGAAAAACAATTAGGTTTAAAGAAGCTTAAAGCTATTATTGCTGGAATATTAAGTTCAATCATTTATTTTCCGTTCATAAATTTTTCAAATCTATATCTCTACACTTTGCCTCAAGCATTTGCAGAAGAAGTGTTTTTTAGAGCTTTTTTACAGAACAAAATTGCAGAAAAAATAAATATACATCTATCTATAATCATTACTTCCCTGTTGTTTGCAATTCCACATATTATCCTTAGACCTGATATCTTTTCTGCACTTACATTTTTTCCGTCTATTTTATTTGGATACCTGTATTACTATACGAAATCTGTCTGGAGCAGTTTTATATTCCATTATTTCTCAAACCTTTTCTTGTGGAGCAATCAAGAGCTCATATTTGATATAATAAAAGTTTGTATTTTCTAA
- a CDS encoding ferredoxin — MGKLKVVVDRTICEGIGPCAEETKYIELDKRHKAVILEPEKPKEEVMEKAQHVKRQEVILDLTPEEEEEIFRAAEACPVKAIFIYDPETGEQLYP; from the coding sequence ATGGGTAAATTAAAGGTGGTTGTTGATAGAACTATCTGCGAAGGAATTGGTCCATGTGCAGAGGAAACCAAGTATATTGAACTTGATAAAAGACACAAGGCTGTAATCCTTGAGCCAGAAAAACCAAAAGAAGAAGTCATGGAAAAAGCTCAGCATGTAAAAAGGCAGGAAGTTATTTTAGACCTTACACCTGAGGAAGAAGAAGAAATATTCAGAGCAGCAGAGGCCTGTCCTGTAAAAGCCATATTCATATATGACCCTGAAACAGGGGAACAGCTATATCCTTAA
- a CDS encoding YicC/YloC family endoribonuclease, which translates to MPYSMTGFGYSIKNFDEYEIEVRIKSVNNKGIDISIKGPREILFFVELDIRNTIKKYFERGSFQVYVNIKYTKPKILMNIENMKTALESVNQMLSQLGLKPSDDKIFDLVSGLASELEEEVVDETLKKRILEVVEEACQKLKEERKKEGEKLIADIQNRLLIIEEIVEKIEKEKDEIIEKAKEKITEKVKELLGEEYSERAFIEATLLAEKMDITEEIVRLKSHIKRFKELIKLDQPVGRKMDFLCQEMHREINTLGNKMPDFSPYTVEMKTQLEKIRQQVQNIE; encoded by the coding sequence ATGCCTTACAGTATGACAGGGTTTGGATACTCAATAAAAAATTTTGATGAGTATGAGATAGAAGTTCGTATAAAATCCGTGAATAACAAAGGAATTGATATATCCATAAAAGGCCCCCGTGAAATTCTGTTTTTTGTTGAGCTGGACATCAGGAATACCATAAAAAAATATTTTGAAAGGGGCAGTTTTCAGGTTTATGTAAATATCAAATACACAAAACCCAAAATATTAATGAATATTGAAAATATGAAAACTGCCCTTGAAAGTGTTAATCAGATGCTTTCACAGCTTGGTTTAAAACCTTCTGATGACAAAATATTTGACCTTGTTTCCGGACTTGCATCGGAGCTTGAAGAGGAAGTGGTAGATGAAACACTGAAAAAAAGAATTCTTGAAGTGGTAGAAGAAGCCTGCCAAAAACTAAAAGAAGAAAGGAAAAAAGAAGGAGAAAAGCTCATAGCAGACATACAAAATAGATTATTAATAATAGAAGAAATTGTTGAAAAGATAGAAAAGGAAAAAGATGAAATCATAGAAAAAGCAAAAGAAAAAATAACCGAAAAAGTGAAAGAACTTCTTGGAGAAGAATACTCCGAAAGGGCTTTTATAGAAGCTACATTACTGGCAGAGAAAATGGACATAACAGAGGAAATAGTCCGTCTAAAATCCCATATAAAAAGGTTCAAAGAGCTTATAAAATTAGACCAGCCTGTAGGTAGGAAAATGGATTTCTTATGCCAGGAAATGCACAGGGAAATAAACACACTTGGGAACAAAATGCCTGATTTTTCTCCTTACACAGTAGAGATGAAAACCCAGCTTGAAAAAATCAGACAACAGGTTCAGAATATAGAATAA
- a CDS encoding M48 family metalloprotease, whose protein sequence is MKKIILLFVALILVSCAKTYDPLTGKTTYTLLPESQEIKIGQMYVPLAIEQNDGRYPDKEVQEYISQLGQEIAKHTPRKLNYKFYVVNTDVINAFALPGGFIFVNRGLILALDKEDQLAGVLAHELAHVNARHHAKFLEKMYGMNLLMNLAAIFAYQTKYGNVLMQFGGLGAQLLSLKWSRDQESEADRYGVKFAYEAGYDPRGIIETFYIFKKMDKIHQPEWLLTHPLPDTRIKQVKKLISQLDLNKPLKEDSPRFHYIKNKLEKTKPSYDLYKKAKIKLIKEKQITEALNLVNKAIKLYPQNNAALSLKAHILLKQEKYSEAVKYAVKAAQIDDMFFRPHFFAGYGYFKLKKYKESIKYLTKAKSLIPDFPDTYYFLGRDYEALGNINQAIKNYEKALKLTDGKRGWEADAKRRLQRLLGY, encoded by the coding sequence ATGAAGAAGATAATACTTTTATTTGTGGCTTTAATACTGGTTTCCTGTGCAAAAACTTACGACCCATTAACAGGTAAAACAACATACACCCTTCTGCCTGAAAGCCAAGAAATCAAAATAGGTCAGATGTATGTCCCTCTGGCCATTGAGCAAAATGATGGCCGATACCCTGATAAAGAGGTTCAGGAATATATTTCCCAATTGGGACAGGAAATAGCAAAACATACACCAAGAAAGCTGAATTATAAGTTTTACGTGGTTAATACAGATGTAATAAATGCCTTTGCCCTCCCAGGAGGATTTATTTTTGTAAACCGAGGCCTTATACTCGCCCTTGACAAAGAAGACCAGCTGGCAGGTGTTCTGGCACACGAACTTGCCCACGTGAATGCACGACACCACGCTAAATTCCTTGAAAAAATGTATGGAATGAATTTACTTATGAACCTGGCAGCAATTTTTGCTTATCAGACCAAATACGGTAATGTTCTCATGCAATTTGGCGGTCTTGGAGCCCAGCTATTGTCATTAAAATGGAGCAGAGACCAGGAAAGTGAAGCAGATAGATATGGGGTTAAGTTTGCTTATGAAGCAGGTTATGACCCACGGGGAATTATAGAAACATTTTATATTTTTAAAAAAATGGACAAAATCCATCAACCAGAATGGTTGTTAACCCACCCCCTCCCAGATACAAGAATAAAACAGGTAAAAAAATTAATATCTCAGCTTGATTTGAATAAACCTCTAAAAGAAGATAGTCCCCGTTTCCATTACATAAAGAATAAATTAGAAAAGACAAAACCTTCTTATGACCTGTATAAAAAGGCCAAAATTAAACTGATAAAGGAAAAACAGATAACAGAGGCTTTAAATCTTGTGAACAAGGCGATAAAACTATATCCCCAAAACAATGCAGCACTTTCTCTGAAAGCACATATATTACTGAAACAAGAAAAATATTCTGAAGCTGTTAAATACGCTGTTAAGGCTGCCCAAATTGATGATATGTTTTTCAGACCTCATTTTTTTGCAGGTTATGGATATTTTAAATTAAAAAAATATAAAGAAAGCATAAAGTATCTTACAAAAGCAAAATCTCTTATACCTGATTTTCCAGATACATACTATTTTTTAGGTAGAGATTATGAAGCTCTTGGAAATATAAATCAGGCTATCAAAAATTATGAAAAGGCTCTTAAACTGACAGATGGAAAAAGAGGCTGGGAAGCAGACGCAAAAAGACGCCTGCAAAGGTTGTTAGGTTATTAA
- a CDS encoding S8 family serine peptidase — translation MKRAFLLLFLLGFLYQGFCEEVIVFLKKGITPYSISSQAIVKKHKNRIVVKVPEGKKVSDFIEELKKNPDVAYVIPNYKVYPQAVPNDPLYSQQWYLQNIDIERAWDITTGLNTVYVAVIDTGVDYNHPDIKDNIWINDGELLEIDSNNNGIDDGCENNTDDDNNGYIDDCYGFDAYSGQGSAMDYDGHGTNVAGIIGATTNNGEGVAGINWNVKIIPCKFMSNGSGNTNDLIECFEYIKSLKENKGLNIAIINGSYGYTASVDETLNIDCTQYPDTEKCLIQDIGAIFVAAAGNYTSNNDVYNFLPCNYSVVLDNVICVGSVDRYDNISSFSNYGISTVNIFAPGGEVNNNQLILNLYKYTNDGDDTNDYAGYVGTSQAAPQVAGVLSLLRSIDNTSTNTDLIKNVIASGDNKLSLSGYSAFCNRLNAYNAISGNDSSAKICFDKHITDDNANFYYDVGSSETGETKEFSFKIKSTGNGNLDIGSIYLESNTKFKITSDTCSENSFTFGQVCEIKLSFSSSEDGTFSDYLNIETNTQYSTIKIKLSGSAYTPQTDTGGGGGGCNMNTTGKYSYLEWLILLSLLFIGKIVHNRRTI, via the coding sequence ATGAAAAGGGCTTTTTTATTACTTTTTTTACTGGGTTTTTTATATCAAGGTTTTTGTGAGGAAGTTATTGTCTTTCTAAAAAAGGGAATTACACCTTATTCAATATCTTCACAAGCAATTGTAAAAAAACATAAAAATAGAATTGTTGTAAAAGTGCCTGAAGGCAAAAAAGTTTCTGATTTTATAGAAGAACTGAAAAAAAACCCTGATGTTGCTTATGTGATACCCAACTATAAGGTTTATCCACAGGCTGTTCCTAATGACCCTTTATATTCACAGCAGTGGTATTTGCAGAATATAGATATAGAAAGAGCATGGGATATAACAACTGGTTTAAATACGGTATATGTCGCAGTAATTGACACAGGAGTTGATTATAACCATCCTGACATAAAGGACAATATCTGGATTAATGATGGTGAGTTATTAGAGATAGATAGTAATAACAATGGGATAGACGATGGTTGTGAAAACAATACTGATGATGATAATAATGGTTATATTGATGATTGTTATGGTTTTGATGCCTATTCAGGCCAAGGAAGTGCAATGGATTATGATGGTCACGGGACAAATGTTGCAGGGATAATAGGTGCGACAACAAATAATGGGGAAGGGGTGGCAGGAATAAACTGGAATGTGAAAATTATCCCGTGTAAATTCATGTCAAACGGTTCCGGAAACACAAACGACTTGATTGAATGCTTTGAATACATAAAATCCTTAAAAGAAAATAAAGGGCTCAATATTGCCATAATAAATGGAAGTTATGGTTATACTGCCTCTGTTGACGAAACCTTAAATATAGATTGTACACAGTATCCTGATACAGAAAAATGCCTTATTCAAGATATAGGAGCAATCTTTGTTGCAGCTGCAGGAAACTATACATCTAACAATGATGTATATAATTTTTTACCCTGTAATTATTCTGTTGTCCTTGATAATGTTATATGTGTTGGTTCGGTAGATAGGTATGACAATATATCCTCTTTTTCAAACTATGGAATATCCACAGTCAATATTTTCGCTCCAGGAGGAGAAGTCAATAATAATCAACTTATTCTTAATCTGTATAAATATACAAATGATGGTGATGATACTAATGATTACGCAGGATATGTTGGAACTTCCCAGGCTGCACCTCAGGTTGCAGGAGTTTTATCTCTTTTAAGGTCTATAGATAACACCTCTACAAATACAGACCTGATAAAAAATGTTATTGCTTCAGGAGATAATAAACTCTCCCTTTCAGGATACTCTGCCTTTTGCAACAGACTTAATGCGTATAATGCTATTTCAGGAAATGATAGTTCTGCCAAAATCTGTTTTGATAAACACATTACAGATGACAACGCCAACTTTTATTATGATGTAGGTTCATCTGAAACTGGTGAAACAAAAGAGTTCTCCTTTAAAATAAAGAGCACAGGAAACGGAAACCTTGATATAGGCAGTATCTATCTTGAAAGTAATACCAAATTTAAAATTACTTCTGATACCTGCTCTGAAAACTCATTTACCTTTGGTCAGGTATGTGAAATCAAACTATCTTTTAGTTCCAGCGAAGACGGAACTTTTTCAGATTATCTAAATATAGAAACAAACACCCAGTACAGCACAATTAAGATTAAACTCTCAGGTAGTGCATATACTCCTCAGACTGATACTGGCGGCGGTGGAGGAGGTTGTAATATGAACACTACTGGAAAATATTCTTACTTAGAATGGCTTATATTACTATCTCTGCTGTTCATAGGCAAAATAGTTCACAATAGAAGGACTATATAA
- the clpP gene encoding ATP-dependent Clp endopeptidase proteolytic subunit ClpP produces MSKNDLDRIVSQLVPIVIEQTPRGERAYDIYSRLLKDRIILLGFPIDDHVANLVVAQLLFLESEDPDKDIYMYINSPGGVVTAGLAIYDTMNYIKPDVCTICMGQAASMGAFLLSAGTKGKRYALPSSRIMIHQPLGGFQGQATDIEIHAKEILRLKKMLNEYLAKHTGQSVKKIERDTERDYFMSAYEAKEYGLIDKVIEKR; encoded by the coding sequence ATGAGCAAAAATGATTTAGATAGAATTGTAAGCCAGTTAGTTCCAATAGTTATTGAGCAAACCCCAAGGGGTGAAAGGGCTTACGATATATATTCAAGACTTTTAAAAGACAGGATTATCCTGCTTGGATTTCCTATAGATGACCATGTGGCAAACCTTGTGGTTGCACAGCTGTTATTCCTTGAGTCTGAAGACCCAGACAAAGATATCTATATGTATATAAACTCTCCCGGTGGTGTTGTTACTGCTGGACTTGCTATTTATGACACAATGAACTATATCAAGCCAGATGTCTGCACAATCTGTATGGGACAGGCAGCATCAATGGGAGCTTTTCTGCTTTCTGCAGGAACAAAAGGCAAAAGATATGCCCTCCCAAGTTCCAGAATTATGATACACCAGCCACTTGGTGGATTTCAGGGACAGGCTACAGATATTGAGATACATGCAAAAGAGATACTTAGACTGAAAAAAATGCTTAATGAATATCTGGCAAAACATACAGGTCAGAGTGTCAAAAAAATTGAAAGAGATACAGAAAGGGATTATTTTATGTCTGCCTATGAGGCCAAAGAATATGGCCTGATAGACAAAGTAATAGAAAAAAGGTAG